The genomic segment TCAACGGAAATATTTGATAAATATGAATACGAAAAAGGCAATATAGAAGATGCAATTAAAAAATCTATAAAAGTAATAGAAGAAGAATTTTATACAGGATATCAAGAACAGGCTTACTTAGAAACTCAAGGATTAGTTGGAGATTATGAAGATGACAAGATTTCGGTATATGGAACTATGCAATGCCCATATTACGTTAAAGGTGCTGTTGTTCAAGCATTAGGATTTGAGGAAGATAAAGTAAGAATTGTACAAACTACAACTGGAGGTGGCTTTGGTGGTAAAGAAGATTATCCTTCTCTACTCGGAGCACAGGTTGCAGTGGCAGCTTATAAAGCTAAAAAACCAGTTAGGTTAATTTTAGATAGAGTTGAGGATATGGCATTTACAACTAAGAGGCATCCAGCTTTACTGAAATACAAAACGCTCCTTGATGAAAATAACAAAATAATTGGGATGGATGTAGATATTATATTAAATGGTGGGGCATATGCGACTGTTTCTAGTGTGGTTCTCCAAAGAGCTTTGTTATGTGCTATAGGGGTTTATAACATACCTAATATCAGAGTTAAAGGACGCGTAGTTAAAACAAATACTGTGCCTACCGGAGCATTTAGAGGCTTCGGTGGTCCACAAAGTATATTTGGAATTGAAACACATATGGCTCATATAGCTAAAGAATTAGGATTCACTCCTTTAGAGTTAAAGAATAAGTATTTTGTAAAAACTGGTGATGATACTTGTACTGGCGGAAAGTTTACTTATGATGTAAAGCTTGAAGAAATGTTAGAAAAAGCTGAAAAAATAAGTGATTTTAGCAGAAAATATAAAAAGTATTCAAGTGAACAAGGGATTATGAGAAAGGGAATAGGAATGTCAATATTTCTACATGGATGCGGGTTTACTGGAAGCGGAGAGAGGGATTTTATTAAAGCCAAGGTAAAGTTATTAAAATATGAAAGTGGAGTTATTGAGATTCTAGTATCTAACACAGATATGGGACAAGGTCTACAAACAACATTTAAGAAAATTGTAGCAAAGGCTCTTGATAAGAATTATCAAGATATAATTTATGAAAATCCAGATACAGATAGAGTGCCAGATTCAGGGCCAACTGTAGCTTCAAGATCAATTATGGTAGTAGGTAAGCTGCTTGAAAGAGCTGCTTTAAGACTAAAAGAAAATTGGGTTGATGGAAAAGAACAAATAATAGAAGAAAATTATAAACACCCAGATTTAATACCTTGGAATATAACGAAATTTAATGGTGATGCTTATCCAAGTTATTCATGGGGAATAAATGTTGTAGAAGTTGAGATTAATACGGTAACAGCTGTTACTGAAGTAACTGGAATATATACAGTTTTTGATATTGGAATTCCAATTGATGAAACTATAATGGAAGGACAAATACAAGGGGGAGTTATACAAGGCCTTGGGTATGGTTCTTGCGAAAACATGGAATACGACAAGGTGGGAAAAGTTAGGCAACATAGCATAACTGACTATATTATCCCAACTGCAAAGGATGTTGTAAATATTAAAAATGAATTAGTAGATAATCCATGTGATCTTGGCCCATTTGGAGCTAAGGGAGCTGGGGAGCTAACTTTAGTAGGAACTGCGCCAGCTTATGCAAATGCAATAGAAAATGCACTAGGAGTAAAAGTGAATAGATTGCCTGTAACTCCAGAATGGATAATGGAGGCGATAGTAAATGAGTAATACAATTACATTAAAGATAAATAATAAAACAATAGCTACAGAAGAGAGTTCTGCAAAGAGACTTTTAGATTTCCTTCGAGAAGATTTGGATATAACGGGTCCAAAGGAAGGCTGTGGTGAAGGGGAATGCGGTGCTTGTGCTGTAATTATAGATAAAGAATTAATTAATTCTTGTTTAGTAACAATTGGCTCTGTACAAGGAAAAGAGATTATAACGGTTGAGGGATTAAAAGGGACAAAACAATTCGGTGTCTTGGAAAGGTGCTTTGCAGAAGCAGGGGCTGTACAATGTGGTTTCTGTACACCAGGAATGATAATGGCAGCACATGCACTGTTATCTAAAATTCCAAGGCCAACAGAAGATGATGTCAGAAATGGAATTTCAGGAAATTTATGCAGATGTACAGGATATAACATGATTATTAATGCAATACTTATGGCATCTAAAAGAGGTGATGGGTTATGGTAAATGGATATTTACCAAAAGATTTGGATGAAGCATTAAAAATATTAAATGAAAAAGATGTAACTATTTATGCCGGAGGAACTGACCTAATGGTTAGGAATAAAAATGCTGCATCACTTCTCCCAAAATTTAATAAAGACTTGTTATATATAGGAGATTTAAAAGAACTAAAAGGAATTAAAGAGTCGGATGATAGCTTAGAAATAGGAGCAGCCTGTACTCTATCAGCGCTTTTAAGAGCAAAAGGGATTCCAGAAGTGTTAAAAGAGTCCATAAGACAAATAGCATCACCAGCTATAAGAAATATGGGGACTATTGGAGGAAATATATGTAATGCATCTCCGGCTGGGGATACCTTACCTATACTATATGCATTAGATGCGAAGCTTAAATTGGTTGGCGAAAGTTCATCAAGAGAAGTTCATATAGAAGATTTTATATTAGGACCAAGGAAAATTATCCTTGAAAGAACTGAAATTTTAAAAAGCATAATTATACCAAAAGCAGAATTCAATAAAGTATATTATGAAAAAGTTGGAGCTAGAAAAGCTTCTGCTATATCAAAACTTTCTTTTATTGGTCTTGCAGAAGTAAAAGATGGAAAAGTAAAAGACATAAGAATTGCAATAGGTTCAGTGGCTCCTAAGGTAGTCAGAGTAATAGAGGCAGAAAATTTTATAAAAGAAAAAAATCTAGAGGATATAAAATCAGAGATGGAAGAAATACGCAACATTTATTCTAAAGAAATAATCCCTATTGATGATCAAAGATCCACAGCTGTTTATAGAAAAACAGTAGCTTTAAGGCTTATTCAATATTTTTTAAATATTAGGATATAGAGCAAATTAATTTTAAAGGGGGAAATAGTTATGAATAAGAACATCAAAAAGAAATTACTAACAGTAATTGCTGCAGTAGCATGTTCTACTATGCTGCTAGTTGGATGTGGGTCAGCATCTACACAAACTTCAAAAGATGATGGAAAGGAAACAAAGACAGAGGCTTCGGGCGAAAAGCTTAAGGTAGGATTCATTTATATTGGATCAGCTTCGGATGGAGGGTATAGCCAAGCACACGATAATGGTCGTAAATATTTAGAAGAAAAGCTTCCAAATGTTGAGACTATAGTTAAAGAATCTGTACCGGAAGGTCAAGAAGTAGAAAAAGTTGCTACAGATATGATTGATCAAGGTGCTAAGGTGATTTTTGCAACCTCTTTTGGATATATGGATTATATAGAAAAAGTATCAAAAGAATATCCAGACGTAAAGTTTTTCCACTGCTCGGGGTATAAGACAACTGATAATATGAGCACATATTTTGGTAGAGAATATCAAGCTAGATATCTTACAGGAATCGTAGCAGGGATGAAGAGTAAAAACGGTAAAATTGGTTATGTAGCAGCATTCCCTATTCCAGAAGTTGTTAGAGCAACGAATGCATTTGCTTTAGGGGTAAGATCAGTAAATCCAAATGCAGTAGTAAAGGTAACTTGGACTAACACATGGTATGATCCAGCAAAAGAAAAAGAAGCTGCTATATCATTGCTTGATCAAGGTGTAGACGTAATTGGGCAATACCAAGATACTACAGCTGCACAACAAGCAGCAGAAGAAAGAGGCGCGTTCTCTATTGGATCTGATTTAGATATGTCAGCATCAGCGCCAAAGGCTAATATGACAAGTGCTGTTTGGAATTGGGGTACTTATTATGTAGAAGCTGTTAAAACTGTTATGGATGGAAAGTTTAAATCAGAAAGCTACTGGGGTGGTATAGATACAGGAATAGTTGACATAGCACCATTAACTAAGAATGCACCAGAAGGAGCACAAGCAAAAGTTGACGAAGCTAAAGCAAAAATGGTAAGCAAATCTTGGGATGTATTTACAGGACCAATCAAAGATCAATCAGGAGCTATAAAGGTTGCTGAAGGTCAAAAAATGACAGATAAGGAATTGCTAAGCTTTGACTGGCTTGTTGAAGGAGTAGAAGGTCAAATTAGTAAATAATAATGAGGAAAGAAGGTCTCTTTATGGAACAATGTGTGAGTGTTGAACTAAAAAAAATAACAAAGACTTTTGGATCTGTCATAGCTAATGAAGATGTAGATTTAAAGGTACAAAGTGGAGAAATTCATGCACTCCTCGGAGAAAATGGGGCTGGAAAGAGTACTCTAATGAACATGCTATCAGGAATTTACAATCCTGATAGTGGTTCAATTTATATAAGAGGAAAAAGAGTTCAGTTTAAATCTCCAAAGGAATCCATTGAATGTGGAATAGGTATGGTTCACCAACATTTTAAATTAGTTGAGAGATTTACGGCAAAAGAGAATATAATTGCTGGTAATAAGGGAAAATTTTTTACCAAAAATAAAGAAGTAGATCAAAACATACTAAGCTTATGCGAGAAATATAATCTACAAATAGATTTAAAAAAAAGAGTAAGTGAAATGTCTATAGCTGAAAAACAAATGCTAGAAATAATTAAAGTATTGTATAAAGGTGCAAATATTTTAATACTAGATGAGCCAACAGCGGTACTAATGCCTCAAGAAGTAGGTAGACTATTTAATATAGTAAAACGAATGAAAGAACAAGGATGTGCAGTTATAATAATAACTCACAAGCTGCATGAAGTAATGGCTATATGTGATAAAGTATCAGTATTAAGAAAAGGAAAAAACATAAAGACTTTAAATATAGCTGATACAAACGTAAATGAATTAACAGAGCTTATGGTAGGGTATAAAAGCGATTTGAAGATAGATAAAGTATCATCAAATAAAAATACATTGATATACGATGTAAAAAATATTTCAGTCAGAAATAAATTAGGAGTACAAGTACTTAAAAATATTAGCTTCAGTATGAATGAAGGAGAAATTTTAGGAGTAGCTGGAGTTGCGGGAAGTGGTCAAAAAGAGCTTTGCGAAGCTTTATTTGGATTACAGAAAGTAGAGAGTGGAAATCTTATATTTAAAGGAGAAGATATTACTAATAAATCTCCAAGAGAAGTTTATAAAAAGGGAATTAAAATGGGACTTATACCAGAAGATAGATTAGGTATGGGTTTAGTTGGAAGTATGGGTATTGTTGATAATTTATTACTTAGAAAATATTATGATCAAAAAGGATTGTTCTTAAAAAGAAATGAATTAACAGATATTGCTACAAGTATGGTTGAACAGTTAGAGATAAAAACGCCAGGCATAGACCATCCAGTAAAGCAATTATCAGGTGGAAATATACAAAAAATATTATTAGGTAGGGAAATAAGTTTAAGCCCAGATATACTTATTACTTCATATGCAGTAAGAGGATTAGATATTGGGGCTACATATCAGATATATGATCTTTTAAATAAGGAAAAGGAAAAAGGAGTATCTATATTATTTGTGGGAGAAGACTTAGATGTTCTTTTGGAACTATGTGATAGAATAATGGTTTTATGTGGCGGAAAATTAATAGGTATTGTAAATACAAAAGATGCAACAAAAGAACAAATTGGTATGATGATGGCAGGACATATGGAAGAAGCAGCTTTGGATTTTAAAGATAATAAAATTGAAAAAGTAACGAGTGTGAAAGGAGGAGGCTTATATGATTAGAATGAGAATAGTAAAAGCAAAGAAGCTAAGTAAGAAAAAGAAGATATTGCTTCAAGTATTTGCAGTTTTACTGGCTTTAGTATTAACTGGTATTTTCATTTTGCTTATGGGTCATGATCCTATTAAAGTTTATGTGTCAATGTTAGATGGATCTTTTGGAAGTGGACATAGAATTAAGGAGACGATTGTAAAAACAATACCTCTCGTTATAGCTGGATTAGGTATCGGAATAGCATTTAAAATGAAGTTTTGGAATATTGGAGGAGAAGGACAAATGCTCATGGGAGGATTTGGCGCAACTTTTATAGCTTTAAATTTTAAGGATTCTCCTAAATTTCTAGTAATAATTTTAATGATAATAGTGGGGATGATTTGCGGAGGTTTATGGGCTTTATTTGCAGGAATTTTAAAGTCAAGATTTAATACAAATGAAACTATAATAACACTAATGTTGAACTATATTGCTTTAAAATGGATTGTTTATCTTCAATATGAACTTTGGAAAGATCCAGCATCACTCGGGTTTCCAAAGATAGCTAATTTTAGTGATAATGCAACCTTGCCAAAGGTATTTGGCATTCATATAGGGTGGGTAATAGCGCTTATTTTAGTAATAGTAGTACATGCATTCTTGAATTACACAAAGAAGGGATATGAAATTTCTGTACTTGGAGAAAGTGAAAATACCGCTAAATATTCTGGAATGAGTGTAAAAAAGATAATACTATTAACAACTTTTATAAGTGGTGCATTAGTTGGACTTGCGGGTGTTATCCAAGCTTCTGCTGTTACAAATACACTTAGTACCCAATTGACTTCTAATGTAGGTAACACTGCAATAATAATATCTTGGCTTTCAGGGCTTAATTCTATATGGACTCTATTAGTTTCCGTAGCTTTTGCTGTTTTGATTCAGGGGGCATCTTATATACAAACAGCATTTCAAATACCTCAAGCTGCAGCAGATATCATACAAGCTATGATTTTGTTTTGTGTATTAGGATGTCAATTCTTCTTACAATATAAAGTTGTAATTGAAATTTCAACTAAATCCGAAAGTGAAGTAGATGTGACTAAGGGAGGTGAAACATATGGACATTAGTTTGTTTTTATCATCAGCGGTTATAGCAGGAACACCATTGCTTTTCGCCACACTTGGATGTATTTTGGGAGAAAAGGTTGGAAACTTAAATTTAGGAATTGAAGGCATGATGTTAATGGGTGCTATTGGCGGATTTATATTGGGTTACACAACAGGAAATGTGTTTTTAGCACTTTTATTTAGTATGTTACTTGGTGCTATTGGATCACTAATATACTCTATTCTTACAGTATCGCTTAGAGCAAGCCAAGTTGTTACAGGTCTTGCATTAACAATATTCGGGAGTGGATTTTCAAGTTTTATTGGAAAAGATTATGTTGGACAAGTATTATCAGATAATCTTAAAAATATTTTGGCACCTATAAAAATACCTTTAATAAGTGATATACCTGTTATAGGGTCAGCTTTATTTAATCAAAGCATGTTTGTGTACTTAGGATATATATGCGCTATATTAATTTATTTTTATCTTAATTTTACAAAGTATGGGCTGAATATGAAAATGATTGGAGAAAATCCTTATGCAGCAGATGCAGCTGGAATAAATGTTTCACTATATAAATATATTAATTTATTAATTGGTGGGGCTTTATGTGGACTTGGTGGAAGCTTTTTATCTTTAGTTTACATACCTTCATGGCAGGAAAATGTAACAGCAGGTAGAGGGTGGATTGCTGTAGCATTAGTAATTTTTATCGGATGGAGTCCTGTAAAAGCTATTTTTGGGGCTATTTTGTTTGGTGGATTAGATATACTAGGGCTAAGATTGCAAGGAACAGGAATAGAAGTAAACCAATATTTTATAACAATGCTTCCGTATGCAACTACAATAATAGTATTGGTCTTAGGCGGATTAAAGAAGAATAATTTAAATTCATCACCACAGGCTCTCGGAGAAGCATACTTTAGAGAAGACAGGTAAAAAATCAAGTTAGAATCTGATAACTAACAGTTAATAATAAATGAAGAAAAGCCTATATGGGCTTTTCTTTAAATATACATAATTAGAAGTTTCGTTTAGAGTTTAATCCAATTTGATCTGTATGAATTTATAGCTGTTGAATTATCAATGTTTTATGAGAGAGGTGCTTTAAATGTTTAAAGTAAGTATAAATGGAAAAGAATATGAGTCGCAAACGGATATGGCATTAATGGACTTTCTAAGAGATGTGCTTAAGATAACGTCAGTGAAAAACGGATGCAAAGAAGGTGCATGCGGAACGTGTACTGTTATTATTGATGGAAAGACAACACGTGCATGTATCCAAAAACTTTCTAGACTTGAAGGAAAAATGGTACAGACTATAGAGGGCTTTACAGAGAGAGAAAGGGATGTGTTTTCATATGCTTTTGCAGCTGCAGGAGCTGTACAATGTGGGTTTTGCATTCCGGGAATGGTTATTAGTGGTAAATGTTTAATAGACCAAAATTCGAATCCATCAAGAGAAGATATAAAGCAAGCAATCCGTACTAATATTTGCCGTTGTACGGGTTATGCAAAGATTGAGGATGGCATTCTTTTAGCAGCAAAAATGCTAAGAGAAAACTTAGAAATACCTGAATTAAAGCAAACTGGTAGGGTTGGAGAGAGAACATGTAGAGTGGATGCTCGTGATAAAACACTAGGAACAGCAAAGTATGTAGATGATTATACTTTTGATGATATGCTATATGGAAAGAATGTATTTAGTAAATATGCGCGTGCAAAAATATTATCTATTGATATAAATAAGGCTTTAACAATGTCAGGAGTTGTTGCCATATATACTGCAAAGGATATTCCAGGTCAGAGATATATTGGCCACTTAGCACAAGATTGGCCAGGAATGATTGATGTGGGAGAAGAAACAAAGTGTTGTGGAGATACTCTTGCAATGGTTGTGGCGGAAACAAGAGAAGAGGCTATGGCTGCAGTAAAGGCTGTTGAAATAGAATATGAGGAATTAGAGCCTATTCGTAATCCGAAAGAGGCTGCAGTTGATGGTGCACACCAAGTCCATGGGGAAGGTTTTATGCAATTTGGAAAGTTTAGAATTCCAGAGAACAATGTATTTGATCATGAGGAAGTAAAACGAGGTAATGCAGAAATTGCACTTGCAAATTCTAAATTTATAGTAGAAGGCACTTTTTACGTTCCGCCGACTGAACATGCTTTCATGGAACCTGAAACTGCTATTGGGCTGCCTGATGGAGATGGAGTAATTGTTATTACTGGGGCTCAAGGTATATATGATGAATATCATGAGATTAGTAATTACCTAGGAATTCCAATGGAAAAGGTTAGAATACAAA from the Clostridium beijerinckii genome contains:
- a CDS encoding ABC transporter permease, which encodes MDISLFLSSAVIAGTPLLFATLGCILGEKVGNLNLGIEGMMLMGAIGGFILGYTTGNVFLALLFSMLLGAIGSLIYSILTVSLRASQVVTGLALTIFGSGFSSFIGKDYVGQVLSDNLKNILAPIKIPLISDIPVIGSALFNQSMFVYLGYICAILIYFYLNFTKYGLNMKMIGENPYAADAAGINVSLYKYINLLIGGALCGLGGSFLSLVYIPSWQENVTAGRGWIAVALVIFIGWSPVKAIFGAILFGGLDILGLRLQGTGIEVNQYFITMLPYATTIIVLVLGGLKKNNLNSSPQALGEAYFREDR
- a CDS encoding xanthine dehydrogenase family protein molybdopterin-binding subunit, with amino-acid sequence MDSIRKSVIKADHKIKVDGSAKYIADIKFKNSLYAKTLRSEKSKAVIKRIFIPELKDGYYVVEGKDVPGLNKVKIIQNDMSVFSDKEVNYIGEPILLVLGPDLEEVISILNDIKVEYEEGTPVFDMRNSTEIFDKYEYEKGNIEDAIKKSIKVIEEEFYTGYQEQAYLETQGLVGDYEDDKISVYGTMQCPYYVKGAVVQALGFEEDKVRIVQTTTGGGFGGKEDYPSLLGAQVAVAAYKAKKPVRLILDRVEDMAFTTKRHPALLKYKTLLDENNKIIGMDVDIILNGGAYATVSSVVLQRALLCAIGVYNIPNIRVKGRVVKTNTVPTGAFRGFGGPQSIFGIETHMAHIAKELGFTPLELKNKYFVKTGDDTCTGGKFTYDVKLEEMLEKAEKISDFSRKYKKYSSEQGIMRKGIGMSIFLHGCGFTGSGERDFIKAKVKLLKYESGVIEILVSNTDMGQGLQTTFKKIVAKALDKNYQDIIYENPDTDRVPDSGPTVASRSIMVVGKLLERAALRLKENWVDGKEQIIEENYKHPDLIPWNITKFNGDAYPSYSWGINVVEVEINTVTAVTEVTGIYTVFDIGIPIDETIMEGQIQGGVIQGLGYGSCENMEYDKVGKVRQHSITDYIIPTAKDVVNIKNELVDNPCDLGPFGAKGAGELTLVGTAPAYANAIENALGVKVNRLPVTPEWIMEAIVNE
- a CDS encoding BMP family ABC transporter substrate-binding protein, giving the protein MNKNIKKKLLTVIAAVACSTMLLVGCGSASTQTSKDDGKETKTEASGEKLKVGFIYIGSASDGGYSQAHDNGRKYLEEKLPNVETIVKESVPEGQEVEKVATDMIDQGAKVIFATSFGYMDYIEKVSKEYPDVKFFHCSGYKTTDNMSTYFGREYQARYLTGIVAGMKSKNGKIGYVAAFPIPEVVRATNAFALGVRSVNPNAVVKVTWTNTWYDPAKEKEAAISLLDQGVDVIGQYQDTTAAQQAAEERGAFSIGSDLDMSASAPKANMTSAVWNWGTYYVEAVKTVMDGKFKSESYWGGIDTGIVDIAPLTKNAPEGAQAKVDEAKAKMVSKSWDVFTGPIKDQSGAIKVAEGQKMTDKELLSFDWLVEGVEGQISK
- a CDS encoding FAD binding domain-containing protein is translated as MVNGYLPKDLDEALKILNEKDVTIYAGGTDLMVRNKNAASLLPKFNKDLLYIGDLKELKGIKESDDSLEIGAACTLSALLRAKGIPEVLKESIRQIASPAIRNMGTIGGNICNASPAGDTLPILYALDAKLKLVGESSSREVHIEDFILGPRKIILERTEILKSIIIPKAEFNKVYYEKVGARKASAISKLSFIGLAEVKDGKVKDIRIAIGSVAPKVVRVIEAENFIKEKNLEDIKSEMEEIRNIYSKEIIPIDDQRSTAVYRKTVALRLIQYFLNIRI
- a CDS encoding (2Fe-2S)-binding protein is translated as MSNTITLKINNKTIATEESSAKRLLDFLREDLDITGPKEGCGEGECGACAVIIDKELINSCLVTIGSVQGKEIITVEGLKGTKQFGVLERCFAEAGAVQCGFCTPGMIMAAHALLSKIPRPTEDDVRNGISGNLCRCTGYNMIINAILMASKRGDGLW
- a CDS encoding ABC transporter ATP-binding protein, encoding MEQCVSVELKKITKTFGSVIANEDVDLKVQSGEIHALLGENGAGKSTLMNMLSGIYNPDSGSIYIRGKRVQFKSPKESIECGIGMVHQHFKLVERFTAKENIIAGNKGKFFTKNKEVDQNILSLCEKYNLQIDLKKRVSEMSIAEKQMLEIIKVLYKGANILILDEPTAVLMPQEVGRLFNIVKRMKEQGCAVIIITHKLHEVMAICDKVSVLRKGKNIKTLNIADTNVNELTELMVGYKSDLKIDKVSSNKNTLIYDVKNISVRNKLGVQVLKNISFSMNEGEILGVAGVAGSGQKELCEALFGLQKVESGNLIFKGEDITNKSPREVYKKGIKMGLIPEDRLGMGLVGSMGIVDNLLLRKYYDQKGLFLKRNELTDIATSMVEQLEIKTPGIDHPVKQLSGGNIQKILLGREISLSPDILITSYAVRGLDIGATYQIYDLLNKEKEKGVSILFVGEDLDVLLELCDRIMVLCGGKLIGIVNTKDATKEQIGMMMAGHMEEAALDFKDNKIEKVTSVKGGGLYD
- a CDS encoding ABC transporter permease, with the protein product MIRMRIVKAKKLSKKKKILLQVFAVLLALVLTGIFILLMGHDPIKVYVSMLDGSFGSGHRIKETIVKTIPLVIAGLGIGIAFKMKFWNIGGEGQMLMGGFGATFIALNFKDSPKFLVIILMIIVGMICGGLWALFAGILKSRFNTNETIITLMLNYIALKWIVYLQYELWKDPASLGFPKIANFSDNATLPKVFGIHIGWVIALILVIVVHAFLNYTKKGYEISVLGESENTAKYSGMSVKKIILLTTFISGALVGLAGVIQASAVTNTLSTQLTSNVGNTAIIISWLSGLNSIWTLLVSVAFAVLIQGASYIQTAFQIPQAAADIIQAMILFCVLGCQFFLQYKVVIEISTKSESEVDVTKGGETYGH